In one Cercospora beticola chromosome 1, complete sequence genomic region, the following are encoded:
- a CDS encoding uncharacterized protein (BUSCO:EOG09263EBB) yields the protein MSLPIREVKPKSAKTKRYLDNKAPQVVENPKTTLFLRYSSCSEITQLVLKDLNRLKEPLTVKFNKKNDKHPFEDATSFEFWADKNDTSLMVYGSHSKKRPHCLTLIRTFGYKVLDMLELLIDPETFRSLSQFKNAKATVGLKPLLSFSGSAFESPIQNEYTMAKSLLLDLFKGPDTDKVDVEGLKYMIHFTVDEEEQEGVKPQIHMRCYLLSSRKGQSSNLPKIAVEEMGPRIDFRVGRKQDADPEMLKEAMRKPKTTEAKPKKNIETDMIGDKIGRIHTGRQDLSQLQTRKMKGLKRSRDVPDDSGDVDMSDDENGGVPLAADKRLRVES from the exons ATGTCGCTCCCGATCCGAGAAGTGAAGCCGAAAAGCGCCAAAACGAAGCGCTATCTCGACAACAAAGCGCCGCAGGTCGTTGAGAATCCCAAGACGACGCTCTTCCTACGCTACTCGTCCTGCTCAGAGATCACCCAGCTGGTGCTCAAAGACCTCAATCGCCTAAAAGAGCCACTCACTGTCAAGTTCAACAAGAAGAATGACAAGCATCCGTTTGAAGACGCTACGAGTTTCGAGTTCTGGGCAGACAAGAATGACACCAGTTTGATGGTTTATGGGTCACATAGCAAGAAAAGACCACACTGCTTGACACTGATCAGAACATTCGGATACAAAGTACTGGACATGTTGGAATTGCTCATAGACCCGGAGACATTCAGGAGTTTGTCGCAGTTCAAGAATGCCAAAGCAACTGTGGGTCTGAAGCCACTGCTCTCGTTCTCAGGGAGTGCCTTCGAATCGCCAATTCAGAACGAGTATACCATGGCGAAGTCACTGCTCTTGGATCTTTTCAAAGGCCCGGACACGGACAAGGTGGATGTGGAAGGATTGAAGTACATGATCCATTTCACtgtggacgaggaagagcaggagggCGTAAAGCCACAAATACACATGAGGTGTTACCTTTTGAGTTCGCGGAAAGGGCAGAGCTCTAATTTGCCAAAAATTGCAGTGGAAGAGATGGGGCCCAGGATCGATTTCAGAGTTGGGAGGAAACAAGATGCGGATCCTGAGATGCTAAAGGAAGCCATGAGGAAGCCAAAGACCACAGAG gccaagccaaagaagaatATCGAGACAGATATGATCGGAGACAAGATTGGTCGCATCCATACCGGCCGACAAGACTTGAGCCAATTGCAAACCAGGAAGATGAAGGGATTGAAGCGAAGCAGAGATGTGCCAGACGACTCCGGCGATGTGGACAtgagcgacgacgagaatGGGGGCGTGCCGCTTGCCGCGGACAAGCGGTTGAGGGTCGAGTCATGA